In the Actinomycetota bacterium genome, one interval contains:
- a CDS encoding phosphoglycerate dehydrogenase — MSKPVVLIAEELSGATVAALGPEFEIRYCDGADRTALLAAIADVDAILVRSATKVDAEAIAAARQLKVVARAGVGLDNVDVKAATQAGVMVVNAPTSNIVSAAELAVGLLLASARNISPAHQALRHGEWKRSKYTGVELADKVVGVVGLGRIGILVAQRLSAFGVTLIAYDPFVQPARAAQIGVRMVPLEELLRDSDFITVHLPKTPETVGLIGAEALKTVKPTVRVINAARGGIVDETALYEALRDGRVAGAGLDVFATEPCTDSPLFTLDNVVATPHLGASTDEAQEKAGIAVARSVRLALAGELVPDAVNVRGGTIAEDVRPGLALSEKLGQIAAALAAAPVAGIEVEVRGEIASQDVKILELSATKGVFAALVDEPVSYVNAPVIAAERGVSVSLVTDPESPDYRNVVRVRLTLTDGQAVSVAGTVTGPRGVERIVEVDGFGVDVPISAHLAFFRYVDRPGVVGIAGRVLGDAGINIAGMQVSRDEAGGQALIALTVDTAVPAEVLSAISGAIGADSGRTVDLAD; from the coding sequence GTGAGCAAGCCTGTCGTCCTCATCGCCGAAGAGCTCTCCGGCGCCACCGTGGCGGCGCTGGGTCCGGAGTTCGAGATTCGCTACTGCGACGGCGCTGACCGTACGGCGCTGCTCGCGGCGATCGCCGACGTCGACGCGATCCTGGTGCGGTCGGCGACGAAGGTGGACGCCGAGGCCATCGCCGCGGCCCGGCAGCTGAAGGTCGTGGCCCGCGCCGGCGTCGGTCTGGACAACGTCGACGTCAAGGCCGCCACCCAGGCCGGCGTGATGGTCGTCAACGCGCCCACGTCGAACATCGTGAGCGCGGCCGAGCTGGCCGTCGGACTGCTGCTGGCCAGCGCTCGCAACATCTCCCCGGCGCATCAGGCGCTGCGCCACGGGGAATGGAAGCGTTCCAAGTACACCGGGGTCGAGCTCGCGGACAAGGTCGTCGGCGTCGTCGGGCTGGGCCGGATCGGCATCCTGGTCGCGCAGCGGCTCTCGGCGTTCGGTGTCACGCTGATCGCCTACGACCCGTTCGTGCAGCCGGCCCGCGCCGCGCAGATCGGCGTACGCATGGTTCCCCTTGAGGAGTTGTTGCGCGACAGCGACTTCATCACCGTCCACCTGCCGAAGACGCCGGAGACGGTGGGCCTGATCGGTGCCGAGGCGTTGAAGACGGTGAAGCCGACGGTCCGGGTGATCAACGCCGCGCGCGGTGGCATCGTCGACGAGACCGCGTTGTACGAGGCGCTCAGGGACGGCCGGGTGGCCGGTGCCGGGCTGGACGTGTTCGCCACGGAGCCGTGCACGGACTCCCCGCTGTTCACCCTCGACAACGTCGTGGCCACCCCGCACCTGGGTGCGTCGACCGACGAGGCGCAGGAGAAGGCCGGGATCGCGGTGGCCCGCTCGGTACGGCTGGCCCTGGCCGGCGAACTGGTTCCCGATGCGGTCAACGTCCGCGGCGGCACGATCGCCGAGGACGTCCGCCCGGGCCTGGCGCTGTCGGAGAAGCTCGGCCAGATCGCGGCTGCGCTGGCGGCGGCGCCGGTCGCCGGGATCGAGGTCGAGGTTCGCGGCGAGATCGCCTCGCAGGACGTCAAGATCCTGGAACTGTCGGCCACCAAGGGCGTCTTCGCGGCGCTGGTGGACGAGCCGGTCTCCTACGTCAACGCCCCGGTCATCGCGGCCGAGCGCGGCGTGAGCGTGTCGCTGGTGACCGACCCGGAGAGCCCGGACTACCGCAACGTGGTACGCGTCCGGCTGACGCTCACCGACGGTCAGGCGGTGTCCGTCGCGGGGACGGTGACCGGTCCGCGAGGCGTGGAGCGGATCGTCGAAGTCGACGGTTTCGGCGTGGACGTGCCGATCAGCGCGCACCTGGCGTTCTTCCGGTACGTCGACCGCCCGGGCGTCGTCGGCATCGCCGGGCGCGTCCTGGGCGACGCCGGCATCAACATCGCCGGCATGCAGGTCAGTCGTGACGAGGCCGGCGGCCAGGCGCTCATCGCGCTCACCGTCGACACCGCGGTGCCCGCCGAGGTGCTCTCGGCCATCAGCGGCGCCATCGGCGCCGACTCCGGCCGCACGGTGGACCTGGCCGACTAG
- a CDS encoding tyrosine-protein phosphatase, with protein MLANIRDLGGLPTTGGELTRYGVLLRSDAPVLGDPVPAELPTWPPGTVVDLRGDTETAGVSHPLDSPDTVVLQVPVLRDVARPQYPDTDLDVTKTNEGLLSGERYVRMIAGHRAPRFLPILTAAADAASPLLVHCAAGKDRTGVAVALLLLAAGVQREAVEVDFVLTEQNLPGIEARLRLHSKVPLIGVDEQGKVLPPTLVAIRRLVDAIEAVDGGIVGWWTAAGASPELLDRWRSRFVG; from the coding sequence ATGCTGGCGAACATCCGCGACCTCGGGGGCCTGCCGACCACCGGCGGAGAGCTGACCCGGTACGGCGTCCTGCTGCGCAGCGACGCGCCGGTCCTCGGCGACCCGGTGCCTGCCGAGCTGCCGACCTGGCCACCGGGGACGGTGGTGGACCTGCGCGGCGACACCGAGACCGCGGGGGTCAGCCACCCGCTGGACTCGCCGGACACCGTCGTGCTGCAGGTGCCGGTGCTGCGCGACGTGGCCCGTCCGCAGTACCCCGATACCGACCTCGACGTGACCAAGACCAACGAGGGCCTGCTCAGCGGCGAGCGGTACGTCCGCATGATCGCCGGACACCGGGCGCCTCGCTTCCTGCCGATCCTGACGGCCGCGGCCGATGCCGCCTCGCCGTTGCTGGTGCACTGCGCGGCCGGCAAGGATCGCACCGGCGTGGCGGTCGCGCTGCTGCTGCTGGCCGCGGGGGTGCAGCGTGAGGCGGTCGAGGTCGACTTCGTCCTCACCGAGCAGAACCTGCCCGGCATCGAGGCGCGGCTGCGGCTGCATTCCAAGGTGCCGTTGATCGGCGTGGACGAGCAGGGCAAGGTGCTGCCGCCCACCCTGGTCGCGATCCGCCGGCTGGTCGACGCGATCGAGGCGGTGGACGGCGGCATCGTCGGGTGGTGGACCGCGGCCGGAGCCTCGCCGGAGCTGCTGGACCGCTGGCGGTCGCGGTTCGTCGGCTAG
- the ilvC gene encoding ketol-acid reductoisomerase — translation MATLYYDNDADLAVIAAKKVAVLGYGSQGHAHALSLRDSGVDVRVGLPEGSRSRAKAEAEGLRVVDPATASAEADVIMILAPDPVQRHLYAESVAPNLSDGNALFFGHGFNIRFGYIKPPAGVDVAMVAPKGPGHLVRREYVAGRGVPVIVAVEQDATGQAWPLALSYAKGIGGLRAGGIQTTFTEETETDLFGEQAVLCGGVSQLVQYGFEVLTEAGYQPEVAYFECLHELKLIVDLMYEGGIAKQRWSVSDTAEYGDYVSGPRVIDSHVKDNMRAVLADIVNGSFAARFIADQDAGAPEFAALRARGEQHPIEATGRDLRKLMAWVDSGDDDYVEGTAAR, via the coding sequence GTGGCCACGCTCTACTACGACAACGACGCCGACCTGGCGGTCATCGCCGCCAAGAAGGTGGCCGTGCTCGGCTACGGCAGTCAGGGCCACGCACATGCGCTGTCGCTGCGCGATTCCGGCGTCGACGTGCGGGTCGGGCTGCCGGAAGGGTCGCGCAGTCGCGCCAAGGCCGAAGCCGAAGGCCTGCGGGTGGTCGACCCCGCGACGGCGTCCGCCGAGGCCGACGTGATCATGATCCTGGCCCCGGACCCGGTCCAGCGGCACCTCTACGCGGAGTCCGTGGCGCCCAACCTGTCCGACGGCAACGCGCTGTTCTTCGGTCACGGCTTCAACATCCGGTTCGGCTACATCAAGCCGCCTGCGGGTGTGGATGTGGCGATGGTCGCTCCCAAGGGCCCCGGCCATCTGGTCCGCCGGGAGTACGTCGCCGGCCGCGGCGTGCCGGTCATCGTGGCGGTGGAGCAGGACGCCACCGGTCAGGCGTGGCCGCTGGCGCTCAGCTACGCCAAGGGGATCGGCGGGCTGCGGGCCGGCGGTATCCAGACCACGTTCACCGAGGAGACCGAGACCGACCTGTTCGGCGAGCAGGCCGTGCTGTGCGGCGGCGTCTCCCAGCTGGTGCAGTACGGCTTCGAGGTCCTCACCGAGGCCGGCTACCAGCCGGAGGTGGCGTACTTCGAGTGCCTGCACGAACTCAAGCTCATCGTCGACCTGATGTACGAGGGCGGCATCGCCAAGCAGCGGTGGAGTGTGTCGGACACCGCTGAGTACGGCGACTACGTGTCGGGCCCGCGCGTCATCGACTCCCACGTCAAGGACAACATGCGGGCGGTGCTCGCCGACATCGTCAACGGGTCCTTCGCCGCGCGCTTCATCGCCGATCAGGACGCCGGGGCACCGGAGTTCGCCGCGCTGCGCGCCCGCGGCGAGCAGCACCCGATCGAGGCGACCGGCCGCGACCTGCGCAAGCTCATGGCCTGGGTCGACAGCGGCGACGACGACTACGTCGAGGGGACGGCGGCGCGCTGA
- the ilvN gene encoding acetolactate synthase small subunit, translated as MTRHTLSVLVEDKPGVLARVASLFSRRSFNIESLAVGPTELPEVSRVTIVVNVDNLPLEQVTKQLNKLVNVLKIVELEREASVQRELVLVKVRAELDQRPHVLDIVRLFRAHVVDVGTDAVTIEATGGPDKVSALLAALEPFGIRELVQSGVVGLARGTRSMTDRALRPADRTA; from the coding sequence ATGACCAGGCACACGCTGTCGGTGCTCGTCGAGGACAAGCCCGGCGTGCTGGCGCGCGTCGCCAGCCTGTTCTCACGGCGCTCGTTCAACATCGAGTCGCTGGCGGTCGGGCCGACCGAACTGCCCGAGGTGTCGCGGGTGACCATCGTGGTCAACGTCGACAACCTCCCGCTGGAACAGGTCACCAAACAGCTCAACAAACTCGTGAACGTACTCAAGATCGTGGAGCTGGAACGCGAAGCGTCGGTGCAGCGAGAGCTGGTGCTGGTGAAGGTCCGTGCCGAACTCGACCAGCGACCCCACGTGCTGGACATCGTCCGGTTGTTCCGGGCGCACGTCGTCGACGTCGGCACGGACGCGGTCACGATCGAGGCCACCGGCGGGCCGGACAAGGTCAGCGCGCTGCTGGCTGCCCTGGAACCGTTCGGCATCCGCGAGTTGGTGCAGTCCGGCGTCGTCGGCCTGGCCCGGGGCACCCGGTCCATGACCGACCGTGCCCTGCGCCCGGCTGATCGAACCGCGTAG
- a CDS encoding acetolactate synthase large subunit, with the protein MSEQITGAASLIRSLEAAGVQTVFGIPGGAILPAYDPLMDSQQIRHILVRHEQGAGHAAEGYALATGRVGVCLATSGPGATNLVTPIADAYMDSVPMVAVTGQVAAPAIGTDAFQEADIRGITMPITKHSYLVTDPTEIPRAVAEAFHIAATGRPGPVLVDVSKDALQAMTTFSWPTQLDLPGYRPVTRPHSRQVRDAARLILDSRRPVLYVGGGVVKAGASAALRGLVELTGIPVVTTLMARGAFPDSHPLHLGMPGMHGSASAVGALQKADLLIALGTRFDDRVTGKLSTFAPGAKVIHADIDPAEISKNRTADIPIVGDVGEVIAELTALLQAEAAAGRTGDYDGWRADVARWKGTYPLGYETPADGSVAPQYVIQRLGALAGPDAIFAAGVGQHQMWAAQFIGYEQPGRWLNSGGLGTMGFAVPAAMGAKAGRPDATVWAIDGDGCFQMTNQELATCTINDIPIKVAVINNSALGMVRQWQTLFYDQRYSNTDLHHTGQQRGTRVPDFVKLADAYGAVGLRCETPEQVDETIEKAMSINDVPVVVDFVVHKDAMVWPMVAAGTSNDDIKVARDLAPVWDREV; encoded by the coding sequence ATGAGTGAGCAGATCACCGGAGCCGCGAGCCTCATCCGCTCGCTGGAAGCTGCCGGCGTCCAGACCGTGTTCGGGATTCCGGGCGGCGCGATCCTGCCGGCGTACGACCCGCTCATGGACTCGCAGCAGATCCGGCACATCCTGGTGCGCCACGAGCAGGGTGCCGGTCACGCCGCCGAGGGATACGCGCTGGCCACCGGACGGGTCGGGGTGTGCCTGGCCACCTCCGGTCCGGGCGCGACGAACCTGGTGACGCCGATCGCCGACGCGTACATGGACTCGGTGCCGATGGTCGCGGTCACCGGGCAGGTGGCGGCCCCGGCGATCGGTACCGACGCGTTCCAGGAAGCGGACATCCGCGGCATCACCATGCCGATCACCAAGCACAGCTACCTGGTGACCGATCCCACGGAGATCCCGCGGGCGGTCGCCGAGGCCTTCCACATCGCCGCCACCGGCCGGCCTGGTCCGGTGCTCGTCGACGTGTCGAAGGACGCGCTGCAGGCCATGACCACGTTCTCGTGGCCGACGCAGCTGGACCTGCCGGGGTATCGGCCGGTGACCCGGCCGCACTCCCGGCAGGTCCGCGACGCCGCGCGGCTGATCCTCGACTCGCGCCGGCCGGTGCTGTACGTCGGCGGGGGAGTGGTGAAGGCGGGAGCCAGCGCCGCGCTGCGCGGGTTGGTGGAACTCACCGGCATCCCGGTCGTCACGACCCTGATGGCGCGCGGCGCCTTCCCCGACAGCCATCCGCTGCACCTGGGTATGCCGGGGATGCACGGTTCCGCGAGTGCCGTCGGTGCGCTGCAGAAGGCCGACCTGCTGATCGCGCTCGGGACCCGGTTCGACGACCGGGTCACCGGCAAACTGTCGACGTTCGCCCCGGGCGCCAAGGTGATCCACGCCGATATCGATCCGGCCGAGATCTCCAAGAACCGGACCGCCGACATCCCGATCGTGGGCGACGTCGGCGAGGTCATCGCCGAACTGACCGCGCTGCTGCAGGCCGAGGCGGCGGCCGGACGGACCGGGGACTACGACGGCTGGCGCGCCGACGTCGCGCGGTGGAAGGGGACGTACCCGTTGGGCTACGAGACCCCGGCCGACGGTTCCGTTGCGCCGCAGTACGTCATCCAGCGGCTCGGCGCGCTGGCCGGGCCCGACGCGATCTTCGCCGCGGGTGTCGGGCAGCACCAGATGTGGGCCGCGCAGTTCATCGGGTACGAGCAGCCCGGCCGGTGGCTGAACTCCGGTGGCCTGGGCACCATGGGTTTCGCCGTACCGGCCGCCATGGGGGCCAAGGCCGGCCGTCCGGACGCGACGGTCTGGGCGATCGACGGCGACGGCTGTTTCCAGATGACCAACCAGGAACTGGCGACCTGCACCATCAACGACATCCCCATCAAGGTCGCGGTGATCAACAACTCGGCGCTGGGGATGGTCCGGCAGTGGCAGACGCTGTTCTACGACCAGCGGTACTCCAACACCGACCTGCACCACACCGGCCAGCAGCGCGGGACGCGGGTGCCGGACTTCGTCAAGCTGGCCGACGCCTACGGGGCGGTCGGCCTGCGCTGCGAGACGCCCGAGCAGGTGGACGAGACCATCGAGAAGGCCATGTCCATCAACGATGTCCCCGTCGTCGTGGACTTCGTCGTGCACAAGGATGCGATGGTCTGGCCGATGGTCGCCGCCGGTACCAGCAACGACGACATCAAGGTCGCGCGGGATCTCGCGCCCGTCTGGGACCGGGAGGTCTGA
- the ilvD gene encoding dihydroxy-acid dehydratase: MTDAPDLKPHSRAVTDGMERAAARGMLRAVGLGDDDWEKPQIGIASSWNEITPCNLSLDRLAVAAKEGVHTAGGYPLQFGTISVSDGISMGHEGMHFSLVSREVIADSVETVMRAERLDGMVNFAGCDKSLPGMLMAAARLDIASVFVYAGSTLPGTVDGRVVTIIDAFEAVGACARGLIGRDEVDRIERAICPGEGACGGMYTANTMASAAEALGMSLPGSAAPPAVDRRRDGYARRSGEAVVELLRQGITARDIMTRPAFLNAIAVVMALGGSTNAVLHLLALAHEADVDLELEDFHRVGSRVPLLADVKPFGRYVMTDIDRVGGVPVVLRALLDAGLLDGDCLTVTGKTMAENLAGISPPDPDGDILHATTHPLGQAGGITILGGSLAPDGAVVKSAGIPITTFEGTARVFERERAAMDALEDGTIQPGDVVVIRYEGPKGGPGMREMLMITGAIKGAGLGKDVMLVTDGRFSGGSTGLCIGHVAPEAVDGGPIAFVRDGDRIRIDIPGRSLELLVPDTELARRREGWQPLPPTYSRGVLHKYARLVGSAARGAVCD; the protein is encoded by the coding sequence ATGACCGACGCTCCGGATCTCAAGCCGCACAGCCGAGCCGTCACCGACGGCATGGAGCGGGCGGCGGCCCGCGGGATGCTGCGGGCCGTCGGCCTCGGCGACGACGACTGGGAGAAGCCCCAGATCGGGATCGCGTCGTCGTGGAACGAGATCACCCCGTGCAACCTGTCGCTGGACCGGCTCGCGGTCGCGGCGAAGGAAGGCGTCCACACCGCCGGCGGCTACCCGCTACAGTTCGGGACGATCTCGGTCTCCGACGGCATCTCCATGGGACACGAGGGGATGCACTTCTCGCTGGTGTCGCGCGAGGTGATCGCCGACTCCGTCGAGACGGTCATGCGCGCCGAGCGCCTGGACGGGATGGTCAACTTCGCCGGCTGCGACAAGAGCCTGCCGGGCATGCTGATGGCCGCTGCCCGGCTCGATATCGCGTCGGTGTTCGTGTACGCCGGATCGACGCTGCCCGGCACTGTCGACGGCCGGGTCGTGACGATCATCGATGCCTTCGAGGCGGTCGGCGCGTGCGCGCGGGGGCTGATCGGCCGGGACGAGGTCGACCGCATCGAACGGGCGATCTGCCCGGGCGAAGGCGCCTGCGGCGGTATGTACACCGCGAACACGATGGCGTCGGCGGCCGAGGCGCTGGGTATGTCGCTGCCCGGGTCTGCCGCGCCGCCGGCGGTCGACCGGCGCCGCGACGGGTACGCCCGCCGCTCCGGTGAGGCCGTCGTGGAACTCCTGCGGCAGGGGATCACCGCCCGCGACATCATGACCCGCCCCGCCTTCCTCAACGCCATCGCCGTCGTCATGGCGCTGGGCGGTTCGACGAACGCGGTGCTGCACCTACTTGCGCTGGCACACGAGGCCGACGTGGACCTGGAGTTGGAGGACTTCCACCGGGTCGGCTCCCGAGTTCCCCTCTTGGCCGACGTGAAGCCCTTCGGCCGCTACGTGATGACCGACATCGACCGGGTCGGCGGGGTCCCGGTGGTGCTGCGTGCCCTGCTGGACGCCGGCCTGCTGGACGGCGACTGCCTGACCGTGACCGGCAAAACGATGGCGGAGAACCTGGCCGGGATCTCCCCGCCCGATCCCGACGGCGACATCCTCCACGCCACAACGCATCCGCTCGGTCAGGCCGGCGGCATCACCATCCTCGGCGGCTCGCTGGCCCCGGACGGCGCGGTGGTGAAGTCAGCCGGGATCCCGATCACCACCTTCGAGGGGACGGCGCGCGTCTTCGAACGCGAACGCGCCGCGATGGATGCGCTGGAGGACGGCACGATCCAGCCGGGCGACGTTGTGGTCATCCGGTACGAGGGCCCCAAGGGCGGCCCCGGGATGCGCGAGATGCTCATGATCACGGGGGCGATCAAGGGTGCCGGCTTGGGCAAGGACGTCATGCTCGTCACCGACGGCCGGTTCTCCGGTGGCAGTACGGGGCTGTGCATCGGCCACGTGGCTCCCGAAGCGGTCGACGGCGGGCCCATCGCGTTCGTCCGCGACGGCGACCGGATCCGCATCGACATCCCGGGTCGCAGCCTCGAGCTGCTGGTGCCGGACACCGAACTGGCCCGGCGCCGTGAAGGCTGGCAGCCGCTGCCGCCGACCTACTCGCGCGGCGTGCTGCACAAGTACGCCCGGCTGGTGGGATCGGCTGCGCGCGGTGCGGTGTGTGACTAG
- a CDS encoding PQQ-dependent sugar dehydrogenase translates to MRSFRSRRRTFAAIVLGSSLLAVAAAGCSSAPPAAGDASESAGGPSGVTPPPASIDPTPPGASSSSAAPPVAAPPATQASLAGTIATGLDAPWGLAFLPDGSALVTERDSARVKRISAATAGGPAAVTVVGTVAGVRPGGEGGLLGIAVPPGPAPSSVLVYYTADDGNRVDRIAWNGSSLGAQQRVLGGIPRGTIHNGGRIAFGPDGLVYVATGETGSATLAQDRDSLAGKVLRITADGKPAPGNPFPGSPVFTLGHRNVQGLAFDPQGRLFASEFGNRDVDELNLLAAGGNYGWPVVEGPGGAGRFTDPVAHWSPTAVASPSGTVILRGSAWVASLRGQRLWQVRLDGGRAVGDPVAWFDGQLGRLRDVVAAPDGSLWVLTNNTDGRGSPRAGDDRIVRIVLS, encoded by the coding sequence ATGAGGTCCTTCCGGTCGCGCCGCCGCACGTTCGCCGCGATCGTGCTGGGTTCGTCGCTGCTGGCCGTCGCCGCGGCCGGATGTTCCTCGGCCCCACCGGCGGCCGGCGACGCCTCGGAATCGGCCGGCGGTCCGTCGGGTGTCACACCGCCGCCGGCATCGATCGACCCAACGCCGCCGGGAGCGAGCAGTTCCTCGGCTGCGCCGCCCGTGGCAGCGCCGCCGGCCACCCAGGCTTCGCTCGCCGGCACCATCGCCACCGGTCTCGACGCGCCCTGGGGCCTGGCGTTCCTGCCCGACGGTTCGGCGCTGGTGACCGAGCGCGACAGCGCTCGCGTCAAACGGATCTCCGCCGCCACCGCCGGCGGCCCCGCAGCGGTGACCGTCGTCGGGACGGTGGCCGGCGTGCGGCCCGGCGGTGAGGGCGGCCTGCTGGGCATCGCCGTACCGCCGGGACCCGCGCCGTCGTCCGTCCTGGTGTACTACACCGCCGACGACGGCAATCGGGTCGACCGGATCGCCTGGAACGGCTCGTCCCTCGGCGCTCAGCAGCGGGTCCTCGGCGGGATACCCCGAGGGACCATCCACAACGGCGGTCGGATCGCGTTCGGACCGGACGGCCTGGTCTACGTCGCGACGGGCGAGACCGGTAGCGCAACGCTCGCCCAGGACCGCGACTCGTTGGCGGGCAAGGTGTTGCGGATCACCGCCGACGGCAAGCCGGCGCCGGGCAACCCGTTCCCCGGCTCACCGGTCTTCACCCTCGGTCACCGCAACGTGCAGGGTCTGGCGTTCGACCCGCAGGGCAGGCTGTTCGCCAGTGAGTTCGGCAACCGGGACGTCGACGAACTGAACCTGCTGGCCGCCGGCGGGAACTACGGCTGGCCCGTGGTCGAAGGCCCCGGTGGCGCGGGACGTTTCACCGATCCGGTGGCCCACTGGTCGCCCACGGCCGTCGCGTCACCGAGTGGGACCGTCATACTGCGCGGCAGCGCCTGGGTGGCTTCGCTTCGCGGCCAACGACTCTGGCAGGTGCGACTGGACGGCGGGCGCGCTGTCGGCGATCCGGTGGCGTGGTTCGACGGTCAACTCGGGCGGCTGCGCGACGTGGTGGCCGCACCGGATGGCTCGTTGTGGGTGCTCACCAACAACACCGACGGGCGTGGCTCGCCTCGCGCCGGCGACGACCGCATCGTCCGGATCGTGCTGTCCTGA
- the gatB gene encoding Asp-tRNA(Asn)/Glu-tRNA(Gln) amidotransferase subunit GatB, whose protein sequence is MTASSYDDAISRYDPVIGLEVHVELGTASKMFCSCPTTFGAPPNTQVCPTCLGLPGSMPALNRTAVESTIRIGLALHCDIASWCRFARKNYFYPDMPKDYQVSQYDEPLCFDGYLDVPVPLPDGGSTVVRVEIERVHMEEDTGKLTHAGSQTGRIHGAEYSLVDYNRAGIPLIEIVTRPVPGTGALAPTVARAYVTELRDLVRSLGVSDVRMQEGSLRCDANVSLRTAPSEPLGTRTETKNVNSLRSVERAVRHEIERQAAVLDAGGSVRQETRHFHENDGTTTPGRSKEQAEDYRYFPEPDLVPIAPSPEWIAQLRESMPEPVSVRLARLQRDWGMSDVEMQWVRGAGAVDLIEQTVAAGADAAAARKWWTGELARIANERGLELPGLPVTPADVAALVSLVDSGRINDTLARRVLEGVLAGEGTPEAVVDARGLAVVSDDDSLLAAIDEALAAQPDVAEKIRGGKVQAAGAVVGAVMKSTRGQADAARVRELVLQRLGVSS, encoded by the coding sequence GTGACGGCATCGTCGTACGACGACGCCATCAGCCGCTACGACCCCGTCATCGGGCTCGAGGTTCACGTCGAACTCGGGACGGCCTCGAAGATGTTCTGCTCGTGCCCGACGACCTTCGGCGCCCCACCGAACACCCAGGTGTGCCCGACCTGTCTTGGACTGCCCGGTTCGATGCCGGCGTTGAACCGGACGGCAGTTGAGTCCACGATCCGGATCGGCCTTGCGCTGCACTGCGACATCGCGTCGTGGTGCCGGTTCGCCCGCAAGAACTACTTCTATCCGGACATGCCGAAGGACTACCAGGTCAGTCAGTACGACGAACCGTTGTGCTTCGACGGGTATCTGGACGTGCCGGTCCCGCTGCCCGACGGTGGCAGCACGGTCGTGCGGGTGGAGATCGAGCGCGTCCACATGGAGGAGGACACCGGCAAGCTCACGCATGCCGGCAGCCAGACCGGTCGCATCCACGGCGCCGAGTACTCCCTGGTCGACTACAACCGCGCCGGCATCCCGCTGATCGAGATCGTGACACGGCCGGTCCCGGGCACCGGCGCGTTGGCACCGACGGTCGCCCGGGCCTACGTGACCGAGTTGCGCGATCTGGTTCGCTCGCTGGGGGTTTCCGACGTCCGGATGCAGGAGGGCTCGCTGCGCTGCGACGCCAATGTGTCGTTGCGCACGGCGCCGTCGGAGCCGCTCGGGACTCGTACCGAGACCAAGAACGTCAACTCGCTGCGATCGGTCGAGCGCGCGGTCCGCCACGAGATCGAACGCCAGGCAGCCGTGCTGGACGCCGGCGGATCGGTACGCCAGGAGACGCGTCATTTCCACGAGAACGACGGCACGACCACGCCGGGACGCTCGAAGGAGCAGGCGGAGGATTACCGCTATTTCCCCGAGCCGGACCTGGTGCCCATCGCGCCGTCGCCGGAGTGGATCGCCCAGCTGCGTGAGTCGATGCCGGAGCCGGTATCGGTCAGACTCGCTCGGCTGCAACGTGACTGGGGGATGAGTGACGTCGAGATGCAGTGGGTCCGCGGCGCGGGTGCGGTTGACCTAATCGAGCAGACCGTGGCCGCCGGCGCCGACGCCGCGGCGGCGCGCAAGTGGTGGACTGGGGAGCTCGCCCGGATCGCCAACGAGCGCGGCCTGGAACTGCCCGGGCTGCCGGTGACGCCGGCCGACGTGGCCGCACTGGTGTCGTTGGTGGACTCCGGTCGCATCAACGACACGCTGGCGCGGCGCGTCCTGGAGGGAGTGCTCGCCGGCGAAGGGACACCGGAGGCCGTCGTCGATGCGCGCGGTCTCGCCGTGGTGTCCGACGACGACTCGCTACTGGCGGCGATCGACGAGGCGCTGGCGGCGCAACCGGATGTGGCAGAGAAGATCCGCGGTGGCAAGGTCCAGGCGGCCGGCGCCGTCGTCGGCGCAGTGATGAAGTCGACCCGCGGGCAGGCCGACGCTGCCCGGGTCCGCGAACTCGTGCTGCAGCGCCTCGGGGTCTCGTCCTGA